A DNA window from Bacteroides sp. contains the following coding sequences:
- a CDS encoding CotH kinase family protein: MRPFFPYHKFLIFLSFLLAVGVFSSRAQQKNNLRVTHLTGKPVFSQPAGFYSSAFELGMQTAQTGEYAYTVSAPGYESLSGTVTIIDEDLEILINLNEGKSVDLKENESGSRELFSVTFRVNTTGSNVVPGDDVYMSGTMADPMWPEPGTNPDLLMDEEAVGSAYYVLSFELEPGQYEYKYFRNAGWADGEWSGDPNRVVNIVGDTLINDLYGDINPPEPETPLFTVTFFVQDAGGLPLEDATITFDGITYEAGVYVIEDLMPRATIRYTTDGSIPTEDSPLFEENLQIDSRAGDPNIISLIPTNNVGGGSEQWFPPAGEIFKIHTVRARAFAPRMDPGETTTATYIVDPEGPARFSMPLVSIAAHYGAFFDPDTGIYVYGNYSNYFQEGDEWERLSHVEFFEEDGNLAFAQNLGVRTHGGTTRQRPRKSLRFYARSEYGESWVDYQFFPDKPVFEFKRFLLRNSGNDWDQAIFRDAFMQSLLKGVTKLDLQYSRPVVVFLNGEYWGVHNVRDRFDSRFIESHYGLGEMDYAMLENNAILDNGNPDGVAHYQEMIQFLQNNSMSNASNYASLQTRMDVESFIDHQVAEIYFMNTDWPGNNLQYWRKMTPSYQPDAPYGHDGRWRWMIKDTDFGFWLNFDYVPGVYEGPAHNTLAFALAPNGPGWPNPAWSTLIFRRLTENQQFRFALINRFCDMMNTVFQEDYVLNKLEEHRQLYFPEMEEHIHRWRTPYNVDHWNAQINRMASFGEQRPGYLKQHLKAQFGLGEMANVTVSSSNLLQGGVRVNRLEPDQITNPWTGSYFKNVPIEVEAVAQPGFRFSHWDGLPSETPALTTINLTQDTSIVAWFSNSLIHYWHFNNLPDETFTSVSSDFSLNDGALITYPGMGDGYMDRTDGTLLNANMNAPAGFGLRVRNPSNTRELIIAAPSTGYRELQFSFAVHRTNNGAQEEEFYYSTDGGESWNQVGTAYDIFLDYTVKHFDLSNIEEVNDNPQLQFRILFTGEAAAGIEGNNRFDNIALTGVAAALTLDITNPPAAVLNEYYPGHTFNVSGGVPPFSFSVTEGSLPEGMSLAGNGVLAGMPSESGNFQFTVMVTDQEGSSDSHSYLMVVEDKALIHYWHFNNLPDEVFTQVTADVSLVGNGLITYPGTGDGYMDQTDGSLLNGRLNQPAGYGLRVRNPSNTRELILAAPSTGYRDLVLTFAVHRTNNGAQEEQLYYSADGGSNWIALGDAYNIQLNYEIKTFDLSGIAAVNNNPTLRFRILFTDEAAAGIEGNNRFDNITLEGHSLSVGIDETGQLPIAPRNYPNPFREQTVIPLEIKEAGQVIVRVYDSNGRVITTLLDQHMEPGRHDLRFNAFGLPEGVYIYRIITGKYAISQIMLKMQDR; this comes from the coding sequence ATGAGACCTTTCTTTCCTTACCATAAATTCCTGATATTTCTTTCCTTTTTGCTGGCAGTTGGGGTATTTTCATCCCGGGCCCAGCAAAAGAACAATTTGCGTGTAACTCATTTGACTGGGAAGCCAGTTTTTTCGCAGCCGGCAGGATTTTATTCCTCCGCGTTTGAACTTGGCATGCAAACGGCCCAAACGGGAGAGTATGCTTACACGGTCAGCGCTCCGGGTTATGAAAGCCTTTCAGGGACCGTTACGATCATTGACGAAGACCTTGAAATTCTCATCAATCTGAATGAAGGCAAATCTGTTGACTTAAAAGAAAATGAGTCTGGTTCGCGGGAACTGTTTAGCGTAACCTTCAGGGTGAATACCACCGGATCAAATGTGGTTCCGGGTGATGACGTATATATGAGCGGTACGATGGCAGACCCCATGTGGCCTGAGCCTGGAACTAACCCTGACTTGCTGATGGACGAGGAAGCGGTGGGTTCGGCTTATTATGTGCTGAGCTTTGAACTGGAACCCGGGCAATATGAGTATAAGTATTTTCGAAACGCAGGTTGGGCTGATGGTGAATGGAGCGGCGACCCTAACCGGGTGGTTAATATTGTGGGTGATACGCTGATCAATGATTTGTATGGTGACATCAATCCCCCTGAACCAGAGACTCCCTTGTTTACGGTAACATTTTTCGTTCAGGATGCAGGAGGCCTACCGCTGGAGGACGCTACCATTACCTTTGATGGAATTACTTACGAAGCGGGAGTATATGTAATAGAGGATCTGATGCCAAGGGCCACCATCCGGTATACCACTGATGGCAGCATACCCACGGAAGACAGTCCCTTGTTTGAGGAAAACCTTCAGATTGATAGCCGTGCCGGTGATCCCAACATTATTTCGCTGATTCCCACAAATAATGTGGGTGGCGGCAGTGAGCAATGGTTTCCGCCTGCCGGTGAAATTTTCAAGATTCACACCGTCCGTGCCCGGGCTTTTGCTCCGCGCATGGATCCGGGAGAGACAACCACGGCGACCTATATTGTTGATCCCGAAGGCCCTGCCCGTTTCTCCATGCCTCTGGTGTCCATTGCTGCCCATTATGGTGCCTTCTTTGATCCTGATACCGGGATTTATGTTTATGGGAATTACAGCAACTATTTCCAGGAAGGTGATGAATGGGAGCGGTTGTCGCACGTAGAGTTTTTTGAAGAGGACGGGAACCTTGCCTTTGCCCAGAACCTTGGGGTGCGCACCCACGGGGGTACGACCCGTCAAAGGCCCAGGAAGTCTTTGCGGTTTTATGCGCGATCAGAATATGGGGAATCCTGGGTTGATTATCAATTTTTCCCCGATAAGCCTGTTTTCGAGTTTAAACGTTTTCTGCTGCGTAATAGCGGAAACGACTGGGATCAGGCTATTTTTCGCGATGCCTTTATGCAGTCGCTGTTGAAGGGTGTTACCAAACTTGACCTGCAGTATTCCAGGCCCGTAGTGGTTTTTCTTAACGGAGAATACTGGGGCGTACACAATGTGCGCGATCGCTTTGACAGCCGGTTCATTGAATCGCATTACGGATTGGGTGAGATGGATTATGCCATGCTGGAAAATAATGCAATTCTTGACAACGGCAATCCCGACGGGGTGGCACATTACCAGGAGATGATTCAGTTTCTCCAGAACAACAGCATGAGCAATGCATCTAATTATGCCTCCCTTCAGACTCGAATGGATGTTGAAAGTTTTATCGACCACCAGGTGGCAGAGATCTATTTTATGAATACGGACTGGCCCGGTAACAACCTGCAGTACTGGCGGAAGATGACTCCCTCGTATCAGCCGGATGCTCCTTATGGGCATGATGGCCGCTGGCGATGGATGATCAAGGATACGGACTTTGGTTTTTGGTTAAACTTCGATTATGTTCCCGGGGTGTATGAAGGCCCTGCGCATAACACCCTGGCCTTTGCCCTGGCCCCCAACGGTCCGGGCTGGCCCAATCCGGCCTGGTCAACACTGATCTTCCGAAGGCTTACCGAAAACCAGCAATTCAGGTTTGCCTTGATTAACCGCTTTTGCGACATGATGAACACAGTGTTTCAGGAAGATTATGTGCTGAATAAACTGGAAGAGCACCGTCAGCTTTACTTCCCCGAGATGGAGGAACATATCCATCGCTGGCGGACCCCTTATAACGTAGATCACTGGAATGCCCAGATTAACCGAATGGCCTCCTTTGGTGAGCAGCGCCCGGGCTACCTGAAACAACACCTCAAGGCCCAGTTTGGCCTGGGAGAGATGGCCAATGTAACGGTGAGCTCTTCCAATTTGTTGCAAGGCGGGGTGCGGGTGAACCGTCTGGAACCTGATCAAATCACCAATCCCTGGACAGGTTCCTATTTCAAAAACGTACCCATTGAGGTGGAAGCCGTTGCTCAACCTGGATTCCGCTTCAGCCACTGGGATGGTCTTCCTTCAGAGACCCCTGCCCTGACCACCATTAACCTGACCCAGGATACCTCCATTGTGGCCTGGTTTTCCAATTCCCTGATTCATTACTGGCATTTTAATAACCTGCCGGATGAAACCTTTACCTCCGTTTCTTCTGATTTCTCGCTCAACGATGGAGCCCTGATCACCTACCCCGGTATGGGTGATGGGTATATGGACCGAACGGACGGCACCTTGCTCAACGCGAACATGAATGCTCCTGCAGGATTTGGATTAAGGGTTCGTAACCCTTCAAATACCCGTGAACTGATCATTGCTGCACCCTCAACGGGCTACCGTGAGTTGCAGTTTTCTTTTGCCGTACACCGAACCAATAACGGCGCACAGGAAGAGGAATTTTATTATTCAACTGATGGTGGAGAAAGCTGGAACCAGGTTGGAACAGCCTATGACATTTTTCTGGATTATACAGTGAAGCATTTTGACCTTAGCAATATTGAGGAGGTTAACGATAATCCACAATTACAGTTCCGGATCCTCTTTACCGGCGAGGCGGCAGCCGGCATAGAAGGCAATAACCGTTTCGACAACATTGCCCTGACTGGGGTGGCGGCCGCCCTGACACTGGATATCACCAACCCACCAGCTGCAGTCCTAAATGAATACTATCCCGGGCATACCTTCAATGTCTCGGGTGGGGTTCCTCCTTTCTCGTTTTCGGTAACTGAGGGCTCCTTACCCGAGGGGATGAGCCTTGCCGGGAATGGAGTGCTAGCTGGTATGCCTTCCGAAAGCGGGAACTTCCAGTTTACAGTGATGGTTACCGATCAGGAGGGTAGCAGTGATTCTCATTCCTACTTAATGGTGGTGGAAGACAAAGCCTTGATCCATTACTGGCATTTCAACAATCTGCCTGACGAGGTTTTTACGCAGGTGACGGCTGATGTCTCTTTGGTTGGGAATGGTTTGATTACCTATCCGGGCACAGGTGACGGCTATATGGACCAGACCGACGGCAGCCTGCTGAATGGCCGCCTGAACCAACCTGCGGGATATGGCCTTCGGGTGCGGAATCCATCCAATACCCGGGAGCTTATCCTGGCTGCCCCTTCCACGGGATACCGCGACCTGGTGCTTACTTTTGCCGTACACCGTACCAATAATGGTGCCCAGGAAGAGCAGCTTTATTATTCGGCCGATGGGGGTAGCAACTGGATTGCCTTGGGTGACGCATACAATATTCAACTCAATTATGAAATTAAAACCTTTGATCTGAGCGGTATTGCAGCAGTCAATAATAACCCAACCCTGCGTTTTCGGATTTTGTTTACCGACGAGGCAGCT